DNA from Strix aluco isolate bStrAlu1 chromosome 2, bStrAlu1.hap1, whole genome shotgun sequence:
ctactgtccgtatatggctatcttattcattaccaagactaaactaaTTAGaccacatctgctttccaaggaaaagaaacatttttgccgAACacagtaattcttggtaagtttccacatcaaactgctttgttttgatgaacgcagtagcccttggtaagcttccacagaacagtctgggcaagcaggattatgaagcaatattcagaaatcattataagttgctagaagtaagttgcaaagcaggtgagtATTTCCTCGTATCACCACCAGAGCcaggccccgccaggccccgccaggccccgccaggccccgccaggccccgccaggccccgccaggccccgccaggccccgccaggccccgccaggccccgccaggccccgccgccTTCCGGGGCGGGGCCtggaccggggccggggcctgggcctgggccgcGATGTTGGTGCCGCGAgcgggcggcgggacgggccGTTCCCCGCCGGCCTTGGCCGCCCTGTCCCAGGTGCTGCGTCTGGAGCGGAGCCGCCGCATCGGCGTCGTGTTCCCGCTGCAGAAGCTGGAGCGCTACGTGGCGCCCGGCACCGACACGGCGCGGTTCCACCTCTTCCAGCCCGGCCTGGCCGCCCTGCAGCGGGCCGAGGCGTTCTTCAGGTCCGACCGCCACCACCTCATCGACTACGTGAGCTCCGCCGTCCGCATGGCCcacgccccgccgccggccctgcccgAGGTCAGGGCTCCCCGCCCGCCTGGAGccgggggccgggctggggcagcGGCTTCCCGCCGGGCCGGCCTGAGCTGCCGGAGACaagctgcgggggggggggggggggggagtgactGAGCGTGATGCGTGTATCGCCgctctttttttaatcatttatttgTTGTTGCTCGCTGCGTTGTACATCTCGGCAGGCTGCTGCGACCCGGGCAGCAGCGCAGGGCATCGCCGTCCCCAGGCAAAGGCTGCCAAAGGGCCAGGactggcgggggggtgggggttacCCCCTGCCCAGGCATGTTGGATATGGGGGGCGGGCGGGTATAGAAATCCTCTCCCTGCctcttgatacagagaaatgattacttgttttgagacttatttacttatagcaaactgcttagcaacttatttacttacttatagcaagtttagtattacttacagtattcttgaatattgcttaataatcctgcttgcccagactgttctgtggaattttaccaaggactactgtgttcatcaaaacaaagcagtttgctgtgaaaatctaccaagaactgcagtgttcagcaaaatactatgtttttgtccttgggaaacagatgtgctctaactagtttggtcttggtaatgagtaagaTAGACATATACGGACAGTAGAAgtggatacactggtacttttagataagatagaatgagtaaaccggctcaAAACACTCTTGTtcttcaagaaattggccaagagaatctgcacatgctccaaggaagagtacaaggtgaggaggactgtgagccttcctccaaaagcccccccgaagacgccccccaggaggcaatgtgcaggtgcaaagagaacataaactgctgacaccagcctcgcTTATGCatgtggatatttgtgttatgtaatccaacgAAtgtgtatatccacactctataagtttttggtaaaatgtgctgtggctgtgcaagctttgtggagaaatccccttgcaccccagccggagtaaaacatacctgctgtgtaactctatttgagttgtagagtctttttccacGAATCACTCTCCCACTGCAGGTGTGCTTCATCGGCCGAAGCAATGTGGGGAAATCCTCCTTAATCCGGGCCTTGTTCTCGCTGTCTCCAGAAGTGGAGGTCAGAGTGTCAAAAACTCCGGTGAGTGACGTTTTTACCTTCCCTGCATCTTGGTCAGAAGCTGGTGCCCACCCAGGGGATAGGGCTGAGAAGGGCAGGAGCAAACAAGCTCTTGGGTAAGCTGAAGCGGCTTGAGAACCTGCCAGCCGTGGCGGCCACCAGCCCAGGGCTGGCGCAGGCCTTGCTCTTgcaaaggaaaagtaaaaagccCAGCTTAGCTCTTCGACCAGGACTGGCATGCGTGCCAGGCGGAGTTGTCGTACAAGCTGAGCAGACGTGATGTAAAGCCTTTTGGGAAGAACCAAGCACAGAGACCCGTGGACGTATTTTTAGTCTTATTTTAAGGATAGAGCCACACAGGACTGCTACAAGGGTACGGCAGCTTAAACCAACAGTAGCATTTTTGCAGCCTTCTCGGGCGGGCAGGGTAATGGTAGAGATGTTTTGTGGGGCATCTCCTAGTCCACTGCTTAAAGCAACTTTTTAAACCCCCCCTCCttcattttactcctttttttttttttaaataaatgctctCCCCAGGGCCACACCAAGAAGATGAATTTCTTCAAAGTAGGGAAGTACTTTACTCTGGTGGATATGCCGGGATATGGCTACCGTGCCCCGCAGGACTTTGTGGAGATGGTGGAGGCCTATCTGCAGGAACGGCACAAGTAAGAGACTCAGCTGTACCTCCACAGAGCAGTGAAAGCTGGACACCTATACACAGTGTCATGTAGTTACATGGAAAAATGTGGGAGAGGTAGCTACTTCCACTGATAGTATTGATTAGTTCTGAAGTCATTTTCCTTCAGAACCTCTGTGGTGTCACTCATTCATGCTTAGATCAAAACAGCAGGAAAGATTGAGGTGCTGTTCCATGCCGGCCCTCAGCTCCCATGCATggcttttcttgccttttcctaTCCCCAGAACCCGTGTTATTTGTTCTTGCTTATGAATTTGGAAGTAGCAGAGCAGGTGTGAAATAATGGTGGTGATTTCTGTTGCTTGTGTTTCTGGCAGCTTGAAGAGGACTTTTCTATTAGTTGATGGTGTAGTAGGACTCCAGAAAACAGATCATATTGCAGTAGAGATGCTGGAAGAGTTTGGGATTCCTTACGTGGTAGGTAATGCTTCGTTCTTGTGGTGGTTATAAGGCACAGATAATCTATAAAGGTGGTTACCCTCTACCTGAGCTTATGCAAGTTGTCCTACCTAAGTAGTAACACCCCCCCTTTATTGCTAATAAAATAGGCCTAAATTAGGGGAGTGGGGGGCAAGTGGGATTTAAGGGATTTTTTGCTCGATTTATTAAATTGACACCTTTTTGTCAGTGCTCAGCTTGAGGAGCTTGAAAGGGTCCACTCCTTATGCAGGCTATGGAAGTGTTTTGGTGAACTGTGTTACACTGTTTTTCCCCCTAGATATGACCCAGAGCTTTCAGCCTGCCTTGCAAGATGGTCCAGGACTCTTACAGATGTTCCAGGCTAGcagcaaaataatcttttttttcctctcttaatcTTCACTTTCTGGATCCTTGCAGATGGTGTTAACAAAAATTGACCGAGCTTCCAAAGGGCTGTTGTTAAAGAATGTACTGGAGATCCAGGAGTTTGTAAAGGGGAAGACTCAGGGATGCTTTCCTCAGCTATTCCTGGTCAGGTAAAGCTCTTCTCCGTTGCTGCCGTTCCCTTTCAGGTGATGATTTCAGTAGGGCAAACTGCCTGAAGCGGGTCTGTCTGCTCTAGAGCTGGCACTTCTCTGTGCCCCACAGATGGAGGTGGGCTGCTGATGGGGAAACGCCCCTTCTGCCCCTCCTGCAAGCAAGAGGAGTTCAGTTTTCAAGGCTGCTTCTTCCTTTGGCCTTTCTCCGAGGGGGGCAGCAGTCCCTGTGCTGCATGCAGTGGGCTTTGCCACTCTATTTAAGGTTGTGGTAAGAGTAGCAAGCTGTAGTTGTTTGATTATGTAGCTGAAGTGCTTTGGTTGTACTGTGCTTCAGGAGATGTAATTTAATACAGCCAGTGGCTGAGTTTGGTTGTATTACTCCAAGACACAGCAGCATCTGGCACTGAACAATCCACCCCTTTGTTTTCACAGTTCTCTGAAGTTTTCGGGGGTTCACTTGCTGAGGTGTTTTGTAGCCCATGTTACTGGAAACCTGCCTGCTGTAGAGGCCAGCTGAAGAGACTGGTTCCTGATCTGCTCAGCTCAGCCAGAATAAAAGGTACCAGAACTAGAGCTCTGGATTTTTGTTGTAAATAACCTGAGGTACTAGAATTTATTTTTGgataaattaatatttgtaaggttaagctttttgttttaataaattaatCAGTTCAGGAAGTTTGCGCTATGAGTGAATCCAGGTTGTTATAAAACTGGTTTATAAAACCTGCATGAATAtgtaaggagaaaaaagcaaagagaacCTCCAAAGAGAAGCTAAGTTTTAATACAGCATTTCCTCTCCCTCCAGATAAATGTTCAAAATGCCTCCACTCCTAAGCTCTGCTATATTTAGGATACTAAAGATGGTCTAGTAATCTCATTAATAAAAAGGCATTTAGTTTAGAAAAGAAGAACTATAGCCCCAACATTAAGCAAAGTGTACCTGCCCAGTTGAATAATACAGAGGTTTACTTCTCTCAGCTGATGTAGCAGGACCAAAAACTAGCACCTGTGCAACCTGCCTGCTCTAAGGCGATCTAGAGCGGAAATAGCCAACGTGTCTGTGAAGGAGTGTTCAGGATATCTTGTATATTTTACTTTTGTAACTCTTCTGCATTGTGTGTTCAGTAGGTGCAGCGTGACAGCAGCCTCGCTTGCATACATCGAGTTGTCCCTGTTCCGGGTGGATGAAGGAAAGGACACATCTTTCACAGGGTCTGCTTTTTGATCACTGTTGGCTTGAAACAGAGTGGAATAAAAGACTGACATCAAGAGGAactctctcctgctgctctttATCATCAGTGAGTGCTGCATCTACCTTCCGTTTTAAATCCAGTGCAAAGTTCTGCAGCTGCAGTCAGATGAATTGCCAGAGATGAGACACGCCGTCAGTTATCTGCATCTGTTCTACCCTGGCAGCTGAAGCACAATACTGATGTCCTGTACTCTTCAGGGGCACTGTAGCAGCTCGCAGAACTGTGTCCCACAGAAGCTGTGTCTGGCTGAGAGCACCTGAAGCTGTCCAGTTTGTCCCAGAATGGGACAAAAGGAGTGCCATCAGCAGCAGTTGTTGTACCGGAGAACTTGGACCAAAGCCTATGTCAATCTGGCACTCGGTCTTGTCACATCTTAACATTGCCAAATGTGGATATGCAGCTGTCAGAGTTACTTACATTAAGTGTTTAAACCTCAAGAAAGAGCGGTTCTTTTGTAAACCACTTTGAGGGTGAGAAGGTGATATTTCTAGCGTTTTCTTTTATAATGAGGTTTCTTGGAACTAAACTGTTTTCAGCACACATGTAAGAAGTGGGGGGCATGAGGAATGCAGTAGAAAGATGTGGATCTCTCGTTCCCACATCTCAGCAGAGATCAAACCTGTAATTCTCTTAATATTTTACCTCTAATCCCAAAATGCTCCAGAGCAAACCAGCCTGCAGGATGCTTGATCCTAGGGGGAAGTGCAGTAGTACCTAGACAGCTGGAACAGGTGCAAGTGAAcattcaggaataattttttcttactaTCTTAAGATCAGGATCTTCCAAAAGCATCAGtatcacgtcccgctcagacgagggaaacgagtgactcagattcataaacCCCTACAGAGTGGAAAACAGTGAGACAAggctcaaagtccagacatttattaacttcccacaatctACTAATTGggcacacgataattggctaagtatataacgagttgtggcaagcagtaCAGTGTGCCTTGCATCACCTAATGGTAGTGAGGGAcaaggggaaaagggaaggagggggatggagagaatagaggaatagagatcccGGGTCTGGGTTCCGGTGttgatcccaccagcgagggttccaggaggcatcagTCGTCTTTGCCTCATTTCACGCTCTGGCCACCCCCCCTCCTtaccccccctcaatttatacccactttccttgggtctgtccttTAGATCgagacccacatacctacgtatcccgtgtctggggaggggtaaggtgtttcatgggatgatgtaactagcaCGATCTTGTCAGTCTTTGTTAGCGTCTTCAGGGGTgtgaactttaatatgcattttgtggataatgaagcaaaggtcattcactggccagatggcccttgaaatgtGACCacgtgccccagagcagaaccatcctgtctccacaaggctcccccctccagctgcatcctgtggtgTTGGGGCAGCCTGATCAGCTTCGACCTCCCCACCATCCACCCCGGGACTGGAGTTTCGTTACTTgggagtgtttgagacattccttagctcggaagGCCTCCACTGTCCCCACTATCATTTTTCTCAGGcagtttttctcagtctttgtttcttgcaggcctgtttctttcaggacctgtttttacaagtcatctctcacagtcAGTTTTGTCAGGACTGTCATTTTCAAGGCCTCAGCCTTGAATGAAGAGCCTCTGAAAATAAGCCtgtatgtaaatatgtaaaaaaagTGCAATTCTGTTTCCAGTCCCGCTTCAGAACAAAACCCCTTAGTGCTAGGAAGTGTTTTGTTAACCACTTAAATACCTTAAGTATGTCTGGTAACTCCATTTGTgtaaaaagtgctttgaaatggCAACAGACTCTGACTTGGACCCCGTGCTCCTTGTGTGTGCGTACAGTTGAGATGTCCTTAGGGGAAGCCATGCAGACCGAGGTCATATGTTTTCTTAGAACTGTACTAGAAACAGTAGGTACAGTCTTATCCTGAAGAACCAGCTTTACTTCTGGACACATCTCGGTCTTCTGCTGTGTTGGTCAAAAGATCTTCATTCACAAGTGCTTCAGGTACTGGAATAACTTGCATTTCGCTCAGCTATCTGCAGGGGAGAACACCAGTTGCACTCAAGAGCCAGCGCCCCTGTGACAGGTAAGATAGTAAATAAAATTAAGTCCTCTCCTTCACTTAAACACTTAAACTTACATTTAAGTGCCTTCATGGAAACATGCCTTGGGTACACAGGTGTCAGACACACTCGCAGACTTTTCTTGTCAAGTTCTTAAGAAACGTGCTGTGTTGTGGAGTGAGGAACTGCACTTTCTCAGGCCAGGGACACAGaagctctccctttttttttttccccactcattgATCAGGGGTGGGCCTGGCAGCGTACTGAAGCAGTAGAGatcatttgtgttttaaatgctttaaattgtTTGCAGTGCATCCACCACACTGCTGGCACCCAGCATTACCTTGCGAAGCTTTGCCTCTTCTGCCCCTGTTATTTACAGAAATGATGTTGAGTACTAGCTTCTATGGAAAAGATTACAGCTTGTGCATCTTCTCTGGCCTTTCAGCAgtactttctcctttttcttcctctactgtGTCTGGTCTAGTCTGTCACCATAACCCTGGTGCTAAAAAAAAGCCAGTATTTTTGCAACAGTCCCCTAGAGACGCTATAGGACAGAATGAATTTTTGCAGGGACCTAAGTAATTCTATTCAATATTAATGAAGTAAGCTAAACAGGTTTCTTgggttattttaaaaatcagagagtGTTTTGTTTAGCAGGTAGGTATTTCAGATTTAGCCTCTCTCAGGCATTTACACAGAGAGGCAACACGTGCTAAGGCAGAAAGAGCTGTGTTTACTGTCACTttgtgtgggaattaagaattggtggttagcaaaatgtgaACTGACCTTGAGGta
Protein-coding regions in this window:
- the GTPBP8 gene encoding GTP-binding protein 8 isoform X1, whose amino-acid sequence is MLVPRAGGGTGRSPPALAALSQVLRLERSRRIGVVFPLQKLERYVAPGTDTARFHLFQPGLAALQRAEAFFRSDRHHLIDYVSSAVRMAHAPPPALPEVCFIGRSNVGKSSLIRALFSLSPEVEVRVSKTPGHTKKMNFFKVGKYFTLVDMPGYGYRAPQDFVEMVEAYLQERHNLKRTFLLVDGVVGLQKTDHIAVEMLEEFGIPYVMVLTKIDRASKGLLLKNVLEIQEFVKGKTQGCFPQLFLVSSLKFSGVHLLRCFVAHVTGNLPAVEAS
- the GTPBP8 gene encoding GTP-binding protein 8 isoform X2; translated protein: MLVPRAGGGTGRSPPALAALSQVLRLERSRRIGVVFPLQKLERYVAPGTDTARFHLFQPGLAALQRAEAFFRSDRHHLIDYVCFIGRSNVGKSSLIRALFSLSPEVEVRVSKTPGHTKKMNFFKVGKYFTLVDMPGYGYRAPQDFVEMVEAYLQERHNLKRTFLLVDGVVGLQKTDHIAVEMLEEFGIPYVMVLTKIDRASKGLLLKNVLEIQEFVKGKTQGCFPQLFLVSSLKFSGVHLLRCFVAHVTGNLPAVEAS